The genomic region GAAAGGTATCCACTGTGAAATTCCTGTTCTTTACTGTCCATTTCTGTGACAAATCTATTTAATAGCAAAATGCTCCCCTGAAGATAATAATCTCAGTAAGTGACTTGCTGCTCTTTGTTCATACTCTTAAGTCTGTTCAGTAGTCTGAATAGCCCAGACTATGCAGAACTAAACAGGACTGGccatagttagtacttggatgggtacCCAGGAAGATCAGGATTGCTATGCAAGGAGGGGCAATGGCAATTCACTTCTGAAcatgccttgccttgaaaacctcatgaggaGTTTCCATAAGTAagttgcaacttggtggcactttttctctttttctttttctgggagggttttattgtgaGTTTTAAATGCTGGAAGCCCGATATTTTTGTACTGAATGAtgcttttaatgggttttaatatTTTGGTCATTGGAGCctaaattgtttattttataatttgtatttgtttatgtgTCCTATTTGTTTCATTGTcatatattatgttgtacacagcccagagcccttttggGGGGTAGGacagtaaataaaattaataataaatataagtaagtaagtaagtgagtaagtaagtaagtctATTCAGGTGAAGGGACCAGAGGGAGGGGATTGCTTCACTTTGCTTATTCTGCCTATGCACACAACTCTAAAAACTGGACAGAACATACATACGCATTCAGATGACAGGAATTATTTAAGTTTGTCTTTTGGAAGCTTTACCTTCCAATTAATGTAGAAAGCAATGATGCTTCTATTAAGGATGGGGAactagctttctttttaaaaggaaagcctatacagaaataaaacaaaacatttgtagGTCTCACCTGCACAGCAATTCAAACACCTCTAAGAGATTAGAAGCATGAGGAAACTCACATtcctgtttaaaaagaaaacatactaGGAGGTTCATGGATTTCCAAAAAGCTGAAGAActaataaatgaagaagaaaaagctaGACATAAATCACATCTGTTTAAAGCTTCCAATACCAATACAAATTTACTCATTTGTCCTTTCACCTTTGATGCCCCCATCCTTATTCTTCTAAAGAAGAAGCAGAATTACTACATActatttttttacagtttcagAGGGCATCCATATTGGTCTGCGGTGGAACAGttggattcaagtccaggagcaccttggaGTTATAAAGTTATAAGCTTTTCAGAGTCAAGAAGAGTTTTCTTCTGGATTACTCGCCTCTGAAAATGCCTGAATATCATCTTCTGAGTTTTGAAAATACTGTGAAGTCTGCATAAGAAGCCCAGTTTTCCTACACCTCAGCTGGTACCATATGGGGTGTGGTAACATACAAAGCAACCCTCACAAATAGGTCAAGGCTGTCATTTGTGAGTGAAGCCTCAAAAGTCTTCCTTGttgactctgatctgaagaacaaGGGTGCCTGGCTTATACAGTACACCAAGTGGAATTCAAGCAGCTTCAACAATAAGTCCTGAAGCATAAAGGGAGTACACTAGTACAAGAATGCCAAGCCAATTGTAGAGAACTTCGTCAATTTTGTGGTATATTTTCTACTACCTTAAAACTCCTGCTGTGAACTTGACAGCATCACAATCAGAATTCCAACTCTGTTATAACTTCCTGACCAGCAGTTTGCTGAAGAAGCCTTACCTACACATGGCAAAACCCCAGTCTGGCAGAGTCATAAAACCAACTATAAAGAAGGTAATGGAAAAATCACTAATCTGTAAGGCATTTATCCTCTTCTGAGAAGATGAATGacagaaaagagaacaaagtAATTAATTGTTGCTGATTGAATTAATGGGGGGAAGTGTTACTTGGTTTTTGACAACTTAAGCAGTGGCTCTCAAGTCACTAGACAGAGGTCTTTCCTAGCCCTAATCCATGAGATTTCAGAAAGTGAATTTAGGACTTTATGCAGATGATCAATAGTCTCTCTAACTGTGGTAGAGAACTGCGTGGAAGTTCCCTATCTCTGTGTGGAATTGAGCTGCCTGCGGGAGCTCCCCCTTTCTGCGGCTGCCCAAActgcatggcaccaatacagTGTCTGTTTGGCTGCCCAGCTTACAGGTAATATTGCAGATGATTAATCTATTCTCCCATTTAGTTGTGAGCTTTTCTCTTGACATGAAAAGGGAGTGATAGCTTTGTGGACTAAATGAAAGTAGAAAATGAGAGTTACCTTCCAGATGGCTTTTGCTACATTCTTGGTATCTATTACAATAGGAAACAGGATGTGTATGTTCTTTTTAAACTCCTCATAGTCTTCTGAAAAtataaggaaggggaggggagtcaATGCTTGCTTGCCACTGGGCAGGCACTGGAAATATAACAGATCTTTAAGGAGAGATAATGAGCAATTATCACCACACCAACATTAAGTCATTTTTACTTGGTTTCTACTACTCAGCATCTGTGCAGAGAACTCTGCTTAGAATATTACAATGGGAAGAGCCAGTCAAgagatagggcagtggtggcgaacctatggcatgggtgccagaggtggtactcagagccctctctgtgggcatgcacaaatagagtcccccccccacacacacacacacacatctaggctggcctgggccactgggctcgattattggcattacacctaagacctggttttggggaagcagtgtaggtaaccctgttaagccccactgattttcatgcgaagaactaaagcacaatcctttacctgggagtaagctcagttgctggcaatggggcttgcttctgagtaaaccctcctagggtcgtgattcacccgtcggaagagttgcatggttgcttcagagcaaagccaccgactaccaccaagcttactcccaagtaacgcacgcctcggagccaactgttttttctgaactaaaacctcagtattcaggttaaattgccgggttggcactttgcgataaataagtgggttttgggttgcagtttgggcactcggtctcgaaaaggttcgccatcactgagataggggAAGTAACAGCATATCCGGTGACTAGGGCTGAAAGGCATTACCAGGAAGAGGATTGTAAAATTTGTCATGTAGATGCAGAAGATCCATCAGCATATTGTGTCCCACCAATGGctaaaaagagaaacaaagaacACTGTCAAGCACATCACAGTAGAACAATGGTAAATAAAAGTAGGCTCCTTTAAGAGAAGGAACAACTCATTTTGCAGTCATGACAAAACATGGGCCTTCCAGTGATCAGGgttgttcctgggctgaaagcagcAAGATACTTTGACAAAGCGGGTTCTTCTCCCAAAGCACACAGCATAGCACAACCTCCCCTTGTAAAAGCACAGCAACAGGAACTATAAAATAGTTCAAATGTGTAAGGAAGCAAAAAGTATAGAATTCACAGGCCTGTGCTAGTTCTGGATGCTTGAGGGGGATTGCTTATCTTCAAGAAAACCAAACCAAGCCAAACAGCATGCGCACAAAAAGCTTCTGAACTGGAGGAGGCGCACTGCTTAGTTTCTCATGTGTCAGTTTCCTAAACGCAGAACACAATCCATCATAAAATccttagtgcattccactgcagTGACATGAACACATAAATCATTAGATTATAAGACATTTGCATTAATTCTGCATCACAGTGAGAAAAGTCCTGGCAGAGAGTCAGAAATtcattaatcccccccccccaagggtgcggctccatgaattttctttcccggggaaaatgggtccaaatggctctttgagtgtaaaaggttcccgacccctgttctaggcagtCTTTcaagtatgttggtcccaaacagTGTATGGTTCTGAAGGTTAAGACCAGCACCTTAAATTGTGCACAGAAataaattggaagccagtgtacgTGGctcaagactggagtgatacgACCATTTAGATCTTGCATGTGGAGAGTCACAATGCTATTTAAAGAACCAGTTTGAGAAACTCATGCTGCTAATTACTAGCATTCATTTTAACCCCTCTCTTGGAAAGCCtaagacaaaaaaaatattattacagaTGATTCCAGGCTCTGGGGTTTACCTTTTTTGCCTCCACAAGTGTCTGGAAAAGGTTGGTAAAACCCCTTGCAGAGAGAAGAATTCGCTCTTTTTGGCAAGCGTCATAAAAAGTGTTTTCTAGCAACCAGCGACCTCGAGGACTTATCTTCTTCACCATTATCTGAAACaaatcagtattaaaattcaaacaGGTGGGAGGAAGAGGTTTGCGCCCCATGtatataaatttattttaaaaataaaaatggataaaagATTTGGCAGTAGCTGCAAATGTTAACattatcaattaaaataattagAAAAACAAACTAATGCATAAAAACAGGTCTATTTAGATACGTTGACACTGATATATGCTAAGAGGCAGGCTAGTAACATTCGTGTTCTTATCAGGCTAAAATAGTCAATTTTACTCTACCACCAGTGGCCCAAAGGTTTTGATTTTAGCCTCTAGGGAAATATGAATATAAATTCCTTTCATTCACTCCTGCCAAAGGTTTAGCACAAGTCACAAAGATCCAAATATGGAAACCTGCATTGTGGAATAGGCAAGAAGTATGTGCACTAATTTCTCTCCCAGTTCTCAGACCCCTGGTACCACCTCTAGATGCCACAGCTTTAACTCACTTCTTGATTTCCCAAAGGGACTGTCCAAATATCTTGGAGAGCTTTTCTTAAAACCAGCTGTATCTCAAACATCTGGaaacctaccaggaaaaaatAAGACTGTGAAAAAGCTgtgcaagatacagttacacagTACTTCAGCAAATGTGACTTTTTTCGGAGCAGAAGGAGTTTTCACTCAGGCGTTTTTggctgtcaagtcccagctgacttatggaaacctgTTTATGGGTTGTTCATTCAAGGAATTAGGGGATGTGAAATGGAGGGGTGGAAAAGGAATACATTTCCTACCATATATGTCATGCAGAACCATAGACTCTCCCTCTTCTGCAGATGAAACCCAGAATGTTACTTTATCAATAActtctttcagtctgtctttatCCGTGACACTAGTGAGAATACAGTAAGAAAAAAGCAGAGAACATCATTCCAAGTGAATCCCAGTCCAACCCACAAGACCACTGCTCCTCTTTATGAGACCCTGCTTAGGAAATCATTGGCATCATATGGGAAGGTTTCTCATGAATATATTTCAGCTACTGCCCTCAATTTGCAGCAACTGGGCTGATACCTTCCATCTTTCAGAAACTGCTAGAATTCATAAGTACTAACTGCAAGCACCTTTGCCAATAACCAAAGCCACCCGCACTAGTATCTGCAACAGAATCTCTTCATGGTGTTCCTTCCTGACCTTTGCATTTTTCTGGACTTTGTTAGCAGAAATGGGAGACACCAGAGCAGCAACCTAGCCAAGGAGGAGGGAAACACGCAAAAAGACTGAACAATGATTGTCTCTTGCATTTCTTCCGGGGCAGAATTGCTTCTCTTTAGAAACTCtgtaagacatttttttaaaagtcacttgcCCTAGTTCTTGCTCTTTTAAGCCTTCTATCGCCACTATGCTTTGGGTACAACACAAAAGTGGGCCACAAAATCTGTGGAAATGGGTCCCAGGCTTCTGCAGTTGTATTGATTTGCGTGTGCTCTTTCGTTTTTCATGGATCACCATACCAAGTAAACTTGAACTTGTGGGTCACCATAATAAAAATGGAAGTCACTGTTCCAGAGAATTCAAAGTGGTGTGAAGAGGGACCCAGCATAAAAGAGGAAGTGAAAGACTGAGAGGATCTTTAAGCTGTTTGTTCATTCCTGACTAGGTTGGGTCTGGGCAAAAAGATATTCTCAGAAGTCTCCCAATTGTTTCCATAACACACACAACCCAGGGAAAAAAGCTGATGTTAATACAAAAAATAGCAATATATAGAAATAGTTTTACCTACGGACAGCCCAATCACCAGAAAGAAGATCTTGTTGAAGTTTATTTTCTTGTGCTTCATTTACGTATGGGATCCCAGCCTTAAGAAACTGAAAAGAGGGTACAATTACACAGAATAGGGCCTCTATGCCAACTCTTATGAAAACCAGAGTCACCTTTGCTGTATTTTTTCCATTAGACCACAGCAATGTTTACTCTGTAAGGACAGTACTTCATTTCAGTCAGCCAGAACTTCAAAAGATTCTCCAATAGCTGCTATTGCTCAGCAGAGCAACAGAAAAACAATCATATACGGGAACAATTTTCAGTTATTTCATAACTcacacacaaatcttttaaacatAGAGAAATGCCTCAACTTTTGAGACGCTTCCTTTTGGGAACTCTGTAAGACATTACTAAAAGTTCACTTGCCCCACTATCTGCTCTTTAAGCCTGCTATCACCACAGTTCCACAATTCATATCTCAAAGATGCTCCTGCTTTGAGGGAACCACTTCTTGGGCTTGTCAGCAAAACAAGTAAACCCTATGTTGGAAATGAAGAGGACAACccaatatcttttttcttttaagaacagTGGGACAATAAATAGCTAGATCCAAAATTGCAGGCTCAGTGGCTATAAGTAGAAAATTTTGACTGGAAGTTAAAAACCATCAGCAATCAAACTATTAGAGTGACAGGAGGCCTGTACAACAACAGAGTTTCTACTCCACATCTCTTGGCCATGGTCCAAAGCCTCTTTTCCTCCACATCAGGGTAAAGCTCTCTAGGAGTACTTAGCTGGAGAGGCTTTGCTTCCTCACCTGGGCTACGTCTACTCTCTTCCTTGTTCTCTCCACCTGATACCCAGCAAATAGGTTCTCTCCTTTCTACTTCCATGTGCTATTCAACGCCCTCCTCCCCAAATACCTCAGAAATCAACAACAGATTAGTGCTGCTCACACTATCCTGGCCATGCTTTctagtacagtggtacctcagttattgttgacttcggttttcatcggtttcagttttcgtcgactttttctgggcaaaatttgtcttggttttcatcgattgcctcggttttcgtccttaaacccagaaaaagtttgcccagaaaaagtccacaaacaccaaaaccgatgaaaagtCCACAAAAACCGAAActgccttatttgggcagtgacaccccctgatgtcactgcccaaataaggagctccctctgcctcccagctgggcttcctcaaaccccagtcagtggagaggcagagggagctccttatttgggcagtaactccccctgatgtcactgcccaaataaggagctccctctgcctccctgctggggtttgaggaagccaattaatcccttcctggcaatttttggagtgcctcgaatgGATTGAttgaatttacattgattcctatgggaaatggtgcctcagttttcgtcgattttggttttcgtcgatttctTTCGGATGaattatcgacgaaaaccgaggtaccactgtaattTGTTGTTTCCAGTGAGATtgaaatgctcttttaaaaagagacatcCTGAAGTATCTAGTAACTGTTGTTTCAGGGAGGGACTCCTTCAGAAGGGTTTATATGCAAACCAGCATTGTTAATGCACAGCCAtactttaattaaaaacaaaagacaagAGAGTCAGGTTTTATCACTGAACATACCTTGCTATTAGTGTAACTAAGGAATATTATGGGATTCCATCCATGTCTAGTCACAGGACAGTAGGACCAGCAGCTAGGAAAATTCCCAGGTGATAACTAACATATTTCAATTACCTTTCCACACATTTTAATTTGTAAATACATTTTCAGATACCCTTGAACATATATCATTTTAGGAGCACGTACCAGCAAAAAATAATGGATCTTGTGTCCAAGTTCTCCCCTACTTAACTAAAAACAAAATTTACTTATAACAAGAGATATACCTTGTTGAAGTCAAAACCATAGTGAGCCAGGAACTTAATACTAAATGCTTGGAAAGAGAATTCAGAATCCATTTGCCCAAATGTTGCAGGGAAGAGGAAAAAGTTATATGAATGTGCCATATACCTGCAACAAAAGACAGAAAACCTAAGGTCACATTGCATCCAGTGTGCATAATGTAAATATAAGCATTGCTAAGAAAAAATACTTTACTTACTTGTTTGAATTTTCACTAGAAAATATTGACAATCCtgaaagaaatgttttcaaaatatcaggcttacacatatacacacaatatTCTTGGGTACTTATTCATTTCTAGTCTCCACATGCATTTATTCTAAAGTTATTTGAGCAGACTGTTAAAGATGCCACATATCTCTCTACCTATTTGCTGAAACTTTTTAGGGGCAAATCATTTGCtctgagggccagatatgacacaGATGTGACTTGGATGGGCCAGGGCAGGGTCGGGGGGCTGCCTTGGTTGTCGAGCCCACAGCAGGCTTACCAGCCCAGATTGAAATTAGGGTGGGGGTGGCTACCTTGCCTGTCAAGCCTGCAGTGGGCTCACAAGCCAAAAAttgcaggaggtggtggtggtgattggaACTGAGGTGGTGATTGCCTCAGCACACTCACAGCAGGCTCGCCAGTCCAGATCAGCGTGGGGGCTGGTAGTCggcatggggggcggggtggcTGCCTTAGATGGCGAGCTCACAGTGGACTCGCCTGTCCACcatggcactggggggggggggatgttgtctGACCAGTGAGTCTGCAACAGCCTTTCCAGCACAGATTTGCACTGGGCGAggtggttgcctcagctggtgcACCCACAGTAGGCTCGCTAgctcagatcagcactggggaggTGTAGCTGCCTCAGCTGATGAGCTCACAGCAGGCTCAGAATTGCACTGAGGAAGGTGGTCGGCACTGGGAAGGAGTAGCTGCCTCTGTTTGCAAGCCCACAGCAGCCTTGCCAGACCACATCAGAACTGGGGGATATGGTGAGCGGGGGATGGCTGACTCAGCTGATGAGCTTGCAGCAGTTTCACTAGCCCAGATCAGCAAGGGGCAGAGAGTGGCTCAccagtgggctcaccaggccagatcgggAGCACGGGGGCAGGGGTACATGCCAGACCCAATCATGAGTGAGATGGCTTCCTGAACTGATACCTGTGCAGGAGGCTTGCCAGGTCAGATCAGGAGAGGAGTTTTGTGGGTGTTTGTGTAACCCCTaagttaagaatgggatgacccagaaaggggtgaagtctgaaagaagcagaaggctgcagaactcatgaggttggaggaaacaaggctaccaggctgggacctggatatattattataagctcttaacaccttgtttaaggtaactgcaatgttgttaggAACTAGTGGAAAGGGagtttttatttttgctatattgtaaatgttagaatttattgtttcagcatttttgtgtatgtaattggtgagagttcttttggggaccttcatcatcttgaatccagttcaccaagcctctggagtcttcatgagccacccacttgcaggaagaaatggacttggcattatcagactgtaattagaaggacttggaatgaaacttgaacaggaccttgaagtgttatgttaaatgttaatgtttcataagtgttatatgttaaggaaaagtaaaccattttgtttaaaatttagttgttgcaaactccttccaagttctgccctacagaactcacaagctgaggttacacttggacTGGTGTGCCTCAGTGAGGTGGCTTGCTGGATTGATGAGCTCGCCAGATCAGGAACGTGGTGGGTGAGGGCCTAGTCTGAGGAGCCCACAGAGGGCTCACCAGGCCAGTTGGGGAGTGGTGGAAGGGTTGTGCCAGATGGTTTGTGAACCTGATAAGCcttctcaaggggctggatctggcccctggGCTGTATGTTTAACCCCCTTGCTTTAAATACATTTTACTTAGAGTTTAAAAGTGTTTCTAGATTAGAGTTTAAAAGTGTTTCTAGAAAAATGTTTCTCCTAGTACAACACACTATGCTACCCCCATAAAGCTGAGGGAGCAGGTGAATAGTTGTTTTCGTGTTTTTCATGTTGACCATTTCCACTCCCACCTCCCAAAATCAGTGAGGCATATCTGTTCCCAAGTATGGAAACAGTCTCTCTCTCATGAATGCCAGAAAAGTGCTGGGAAAAAAGAATAGCCTTAAAACAGAAGCGctgttatgaaaaaaaaaaatctggatgccACACAACAATTCAgtgcatttattttgtttgtt from Sphaerodactylus townsendi isolate TG3544 linkage group LG01, MPM_Stown_v2.3, whole genome shotgun sequence harbors:
- the PNLDC1 gene encoding poly(A)-specific ribonuclease PNLDC1 isoform X3; the encoded protein is MDVGAAEFEEMLPTLRKLICGCDFVGFDMEFTGLHSALLPGGQHSLYDYPGKWYQKARRSVQQFTVCQLGLSIFSSENSNKYMAHSYNFFLFPATFGQMDSEFSFQAFSIKFLAHYGFDFNKFLKAGIPYVNEAQENKLQQDLLSGDWAVRSVTDKDRLKEVIDKVTFWVSSAEEGESMVLHDIYGFQMFEIQLVLRKALQDIWTVPLGNQEIMVKKISPRGRWLLENTFYDACQKERILLSARGFTNLFQTLVEAKKPLVGHNMLMDLLHLHDKFYNPLPEDYEEFKKNIHILFPIVIDTKNVAKAIWKECEFPHASNLLEVFELLCSDLNPTNASCPEVFHASDCLRYATKKFPHEAAYDAFLCGSVLLKTAHLLLCRISCDPARTSSSFSQYLDVLAPYVNQVNLIRARIQKITLSGMDDCTNRPPLLIANVREWPGVTTEQIYQELRIYCRFDVQQLRKNQFLLFSNTFKEICGIVASWSFLAFLLGGSSSCAL
- the PNLDC1 gene encoding poly(A)-specific ribonuclease PNLDC1 isoform X2; translated protein: MSVLPSLRRCCRRCESSFVAAILSALIWNSQVCTQHFYQVDSTGLSIFSSENSNKYMAHSYNFFLFPATFGQMDSEFSFQAFSIKFLAHYGFDFNKFLKAGIPYVNEAQENKLQQDLLSGDWAVRSVTDKDRLKEVIDKVTFWVSSAEEGESMVLHDIYGFQMFEIQLVLRKALQDIWTVPLGNQEIMVKKISPRGRWLLENTFYDACQKERILLSARGFTNLFQTLVEAKKPLVGHNMLMDLLHLHDKFYNPLPEDYEEFKKNIHILFPIVIDTKNVAKAIWKECEFPHASNLLEVFELLCSDLNPTNASCPEVFHASDCLRYATKKFPHEAAYDAFLCGSVLLKTAHLLLCRISCDPARTSSSFSQYLDVLAPYVNQVNLIRARIQKITLSGMDDCTNRPPLLIANVREWPGVTTEQIYQELRIYCRFDVQQLRKNQFLLFSNTFKDVRLVLKQYKTHPNLEISLYHHWRHSAQVNCILQICGIVASWSFLAFLLGGSSSCAL
- the PNLDC1 gene encoding poly(A)-specific ribonuclease PNLDC1 isoform X4, translating into MDVGAAEFEEMLPTLRKLICGCDFVGFDMEFTGLHSALLPGGQHRYMAHSYNFFLFPATFGQMDSEFSFQAFSIKFLAHYGFDFNKFLKAGIPYVNEAQENKLQQDLLSGDWAVRSVTDKDRLKEVIDKVTFWVSSAEEGESMVLHDIYGFQMFEIQLVLRKALQDIWTVPLGNQEIMVKKISPRGRWLLENTFYDACQKERILLSARGFTNLFQTLVEAKKPLVGHNMLMDLLHLHDKFYNPLPEDYEEFKKNIHILFPIVIDTKNVAKAIWKECEFPHASNLLEVFELLCSDLNPTNASCPEVFHASDCLRYATKKFPHEAAYDAFLCGSVLLKTAHLLLCRISCDPARTSSSFSQYLDVLAPYVNQVNLIRARIQKITLSGMDDCTNRPPLLIANVREWPGVTTEQIYQELRIYCRFDVQQLRKNQFLLFSNTFKDVRLVLKQYKTHPNLEISLYHHWRHSAQVNCILQICGIVASWSFLAFLLGGSSSCAL